Proteins from one Malania oleifera isolate guangnan ecotype guangnan chromosome 4, ASM2987363v1, whole genome shotgun sequence genomic window:
- the LOC131153176 gene encoding DNA oxidative demethylase ALKBH2, whose protein sequence is MSIIKFGVATESTNPSPDGELKRRTIDLGDGSEIVHIPRFLPCDESWKLFEYLDKEIPWSRPTIRVFGRSSVQPRDTCYVASEGLPELSYSGYQPHAYSWDNYPPLKDILEAVHKALPGSSFNSLLLNRYKGGNDCVGWHSDDEKLYGSTPEIASVSFGCEREFILKKKMSKLSQARRFEVEPASKRAKKASSHVDQHSFTLKHGSLLVMKGYTQRDWVHSVPRRAKAEATRINLTFRLVV, encoded by the exons atgagtATCATCAAGTTCGGAGTTGCGACTGAATCAACAAACCCTAGCCCTGACGGGGAGCTGAAGAGACGAACTATTGATCTGGGAGACGGAAGCGAAATCGTCCACATTCCACGATTCTTACCGTGCGATGAGTCCTGGAAACTGTTCGAGTACCTCGACAAGGAAATTCCCTGGTCCAGGCCTACCATTCGCGTCTTCGGCCGATCCAGCGTTCAG CCTAGAGATACATGTTATGTTGCAAGTGAAGGATTGCCAGAACTTAGTTATAGTGGGTATCAGCCTCATGCGTACTCTTGGGACAACTATCCTCCACTAAAGGACATTTTGGAAGCA GTCCACAAAGCCCTTCCTGGGAGCAGTTTTAATAGTCTACTCTTAAATAGATACAAAGGTGGCAATGACTGTGTAGGTTGGCATTCTGATGATGAGAAGCTTTATGGATCAACTCCAGAAATTGCATCTGTGTCGTTTGGATGTGAACGTGAgttcatattgaagaagaaaatgagCAAATTGTCCCAAG CAAGGAGATTTGAGGTTGAACCTGCAAGCAAGCGAGCAAAAAAGGCTAGTAGTCATGTAGATCAACACTCATTTACATTGAAGCATGGATCGCTGTTGGTGATGAAAGGCTACACACAACGGGATTGGGTTCACTCTGTACCCAGGCGTGCAAAAGCTGAGGCCACCCGAATCAACCTCACCTTCAGGCTTGTAGTTTGA